A DNA window from Tachysurus fulvidraco isolate hzauxx_2018 chromosome 4, HZAU_PFXX_2.0, whole genome shotgun sequence contains the following coding sequences:
- the LOC113655337 gene encoding cytochrome c oxidase assembly protein COX20, mitochondrial isoform X1 — MAEQEPGSKNQGVKLLGILDVEKTPCAREAILHGAGGSAVAGLVHFLATSRVKRSFHAGMAGFMITTMASWFYCRYNNARLRVQQKMIQDGIKNKVIYEGTSHDPTRKARDQ, encoded by the exons ATGGCAGAGCAGGAGCCAGGCAGTAAGAATCAG GGAGTAAAACTTTTAGGGATACTGGATGTTGAGAAAACTCCTTGTGCAAGAGAAGCTATTCTCCATGGTGCAGGAGGATCAGCTGTTGCAGGATTAGTGCACTTTTTGGCAACCA GCAGAGTGAAGCGCTCGTTCCATGCAGGCATGGCTGGATTCATGATCACAACAATGGCTTCCTG GTTCTACTGTCGGTATAACAATGCCAGACTGCGGGTACAGCAGAAGATGATTCAGGATGGAATTAAGAATAAAGTTATTTACGAGGGGACGAGTCATGATCCAACACGAAAAGCAAGAGATCAATGA
- the LOC113655337 gene encoding cytochrome c oxidase assembly protein COX20, mitochondrial isoform X2 — MAEQEPGSKNQGVKLLGILDVEKTPCAREAILHGAGGSAVAGLVHFLATSRVKRSFHAGMAGFMITTMASWCVIPHLKRSVIFSSCSTVGITMPDCGYSRR, encoded by the exons ATGGCAGAGCAGGAGCCAGGCAGTAAGAATCAG GGAGTAAAACTTTTAGGGATACTGGATGTTGAGAAAACTCCTTGTGCAAGAGAAGCTATTCTCCATGGTGCAGGAGGATCAGCTGTTGCAGGATTAGTGCACTTTTTGGCAACCA GCAGAGTGAAGCGCTCGTTCCATGCAGGCATGGCTGGATTCATGATCACAACAATGGCTTCCTGGTGCGTCATCCCACATTTAAAGAGAAGCGTCATCTTTTCTTCTT GTTCTACTGTCGGTATAACAATGCCAGACTGCGGGTACAGCAGAAGATGA
- the lhb gene encoding lutropin subunit beta has protein sequence MSMPAFSFLLLYFLINVFSAAHSYHLTHCEPVNETVSVEKDGCPKCLVFQTSICSGHCFTKEPVYKSPFSSIYQHVCTYRDVRYETVRLPDCRPGVDPHITYPVALSCECSLCTMDTSDCTIESLKPDFCMTQREFILDY, from the exons atGTCCATGCCAgctttctcctttcttctcctATATTTCTTGATCAACGTCTTCTCCGCTGCTCATAGCTACCACCTGACACATTGTGAACCTGTTAATGAGACCGTTTCTGTAGAGAAAGATGGCTGCCCCAAATGCCTTGTGTTTCAAACCTCCATCTGCAGTGGACACTGCTTCACCAAG GAACCTGTGTACAAGAGCCCGTTCTCTTCCATCTATCAGCATGTGTGCACCTACAGAGATGTCCGCTATGAAACGGTTCGCCTGCCGGATTGTCGACCGGGTGTGGATCCCCACATCACCTATCCTGTCGCGTTAAGCTGCGAGTGCAGCCTGTGCACCATGGACACCTCGGACTGTACCATCGAGAGCCTGAAACCAGATTTCTGTATGACCCAGAGAGAGTTTATCCTGGACTACTGA